The Nocardia sp. NBC_00508 nucleotide sequence CCGAACTCTGTGGCCGATGGCCAAGGTGATGCCTTCCGGCACGCATACTGGAACGCTTTGATGACGCAGCAGTACGGCGAGGATTGGACGAAAGAGTACGCCACGGCGCACGAGAAGAGCGGTGGAAATACACCGCAGCGTGAGGCTATGGACCTGTACAACAACCAGCTCGGTCGCAATGTCGCGCTCGCTCATCCCGATGCATCGCCAGAGGAATTGAAGGACCTGATCCGAAACGAGATCGCCAACGGCAACGCGATAGTCATCGAAAGCAAGAACCCCGACGGCTCGACGAAGCCATCCCAGATAACGTGGAGCAATGCGGTCAGTGAAGCACAAACCGGACCGCCGCCCGGCGTCGGAGTCCCGCTACCAGGAAAGAAGTGACAGCCGATGATCAAGCCCCGACGCATTGCTCCGGTTCTGATCGCGATTGTGGCGATGTCCGCCATCCCCGGTTGTGGATTGCTGCCTCAGTCGAAGCGATCCGATTCCGAAGCGAACTGCGCGAACAGCTACACGATGTCGACGAACGTCGACAACCTCGGTTCGACGAGTGCGTTCACTCGGGAGGCAATGAAAGCGGCAACGGGTACGGAACCCCTCACCCTGGCCGACATCGCACGCACCGCGGGCTGGAGCGATGGCTGGGACCGCATGGTCGACGTTCCGCAAAACATCACGGCCGAAGAACTCAACAGACGAGCAAACACCCCAGCCAACTGCTGGAAAGGTCTTCCCACACCCTACAATAGCGACGGAGACGGCCCGCCCCGTGGCTTGTACCTCTTCCTGAAGGATGACAAGGCCGTTCAGTCAGTGGGCTGGTACTACGGCCACGATCAAGCCTTCGATCTGCGCGGCCAAGATGCGATCTACCCGACCACCGTGCTGACCCCGTCGGCCGGTCAACTCCGCCCAACCCCCTGAACCACGACTCCGGACTCGCTGCACAACCGGACGTCCTTGTCGTCGCAGATATCGCGGGCAGGCGAAGCACTGCTGGCTTGCCCTCGATGCGAAACGCCGCCGCCCACGCGGTAGCCAGGACTCTTCGGTCGGATGGACCTATTCCGCTAGAGAGCATCGACCACGACGACCTGCACGATCACTTGAATCAGCGAAGGCCCAGTTTCGATCAGGTTGTAGAAGAGGGTCACCCACCGATGTCCCACTCGTAGGCATCCGGTATCTCGTCCCCGCCAGCGCGAAACGGGATGGCGCCCTTGGCAAGAGGCAATGGATCGTCAAGCAGGTCGAGCAGAGCCAAACGGACCTTGACGCGAAGCAACTCCGGAAGTTCGTAGATTTGTTGCTCTGCTTTTGGATTGACCTCGATGAGGACCCTACGGTCGGTCAAAGATGTCTTCCCGCTGCAGATCTTCACGAGTCAGGGTACGGAACGCCGCAGGGTTGGTTGCGAATTGCGCCATCCCCTCACGCATCTGCTCTGCGATGCGATTCCTCCCCTGTGACTCACGAAGACGGCGAAGCTCCTCGCGCGCCGCCTTTAGCTGCTGATACTCCCGCAGAGAAACGATGACCTCAACCACGCCGTCTGGACCTGTGATCACACGGTGCGGGTCACCAGCAGGCAGGGGGCTCGCAGGAGGCATAACCCATGATAGTTGATCCAAGTCCGTATCAGCCCGCAACGCATTCGGCCCCCGCTCCGAAACGGAGCGGGGGCCGAATGCTGTCACAGCTGACGGATTACCGGTAGTCGCTGAACCCGTAATCGTCCAGCGGGACCGCGGCACCCGTGGGGGCGCCGAAGCCCTCCGGGCTGTAGTAGGTGTCGTCGTAGGACGGCACCGCGTACGCCGCGGCACGGGCCTCTTCGGTCGGCTGCACCTGGATGTTCCGGTAGCGGTTGATGCCGGTACCGGCCGGGATCAGCTTGCCGATGATCACGTTCTCCTTGAGGCCGATGAGCTTGTCGGAGCGGCAGTTGATCGCCGCGTCCGTCAGGACTCGGGTGGTCTCCTGGAAGGACGCCGCCGACAGCCACGAGTCGGTGGCCAGCGACGCCTTGGTGATACCCATCAGCACCGGGCGACCCGCCGCGGGCTCGTTGCCCTCGGCGACGACGCGGCGGTTGGAGGCCTCGAACTCGGCGCGCTCGGTGAGCGAGCCGGGCAGGAACTCCGTAGCACCGGAATCGATGATCGTCACGCGGCGCAGCATCTGGCGCACAATGACCTCGATGTGCTTGTCGTGGATCGACACACCCTGTGAGCGGTAGACCTCCTGAACTTCGTGGACCAGGTGGACCTGCACCTGACGGGGGCCCATGATACGCAGCACCTCGTGCGGATCCGCCGCGCCTTCCAGCAGCTGCTGGCCGACCTCGACGTGGTCACCGTCCGAGAGCAGACGCTCGGTGCCGTCGTCGTGCTTGAACACGCGCAGCCGCTGCCGCTTCGAGAGCTTGTCGTAGACAACCTCTTCGCCACCGTCATCCGGGATGATGGTGATCTTGTAGAAGCGATCGTCGTCCTCCAGCCGCACGCGGCCGGAGACCTCCGCGATCGGCGCCTTGCCCTTCGGCACGCGCGCCTCGAACAGCTCCTGCACGCGCGGCAGACCACCGGTGATGTCATCACCCGCGACACCACCCTGGTGGAAGGTGCGCATGGTCAGCTGGGTACCGGGCTCACCGATGGACTGCGCGGCGACGATACCGACGGCCTCGCCGATGTCGACCAGCTTGCCGGTCGCCATGGAGCGGCCATAGCAGGTCGCGCAGACGCCGGTGCCGGTGGTGCAGGTCAGCACGGAGCGGACCTTCACCTCGGTGATGCCCGCGTCCAACAGCGCCTCGAGCGCCGGATCGCCGAGGTCGGCGCCCTTCCCCACGATGACGTTGCCCTGCGCGTCGACCGCGTCGGCCGCGAGCGTGCGCGCATAAGTGGAGGTCTCCACGTGCGCGTCGCGGATGATCGAGCCGTCGAGCAGCTTCTCGGCGATCGGCACGACGATGCCGCGCTCGGTGCCGCAGTCGTGCTCGCGCACGATGACGTCCTGCGAGACGTCCACCAGACGACGGGTCAGGTAACCCGAGTCGGCGGTACGAAGCGCGGTGTCGGCCAGACCCTTACGAGCACCGTGGGTGTTGATGAAGTACTCCAGAACCGTCAGGCCCTCACGGAACGAGGACTTGATCGGCCGCGGGATGAACTCACCCTTCGGGTTCGTCACCAGGCCCTTCATACCGGCGAGGGTACGGGTCTGGGTGAAGTTACCCGTGGCGCCCGAGTCGACGATCGTGATGATCGGGTTGTCGGCCGGGTAGTGGGCGCGCAGCGCCTTACCGACCTCCTCGGTCGCCTCCTGCCAGATCTTGACCAGGGCGTTGTTGCGCTCCTGGTGATCGAGCGCACCACGCTGGTACTTCTTCTCGATCTGATCCGACTGCGCCTCGTAGCGCTCCATGATCTCGGCCTTCTCCGGCGGCACGAGCACGTCGGACATGGAGACCGTCACGCCGGAACGCGTGGCCCAGTAGAAGCCGGAATCCTTGAGCTTGTCGACGGTCTGCGCCACCACGATCATCGGGTAGCGCTCGGCGAGATCGTTGATGATCGTCGCCTGACGCTTCTTCGGCATCTGCTCGTTGATGAACGCGTAGTCCGCGGGCAGCAGCTCGTTGAACAGCACCCGGCCCAGCGTGGTCTCGGTGATCCACGCGTCGCCGCGGCGCCAACCCTCCGGGAACAGCTCCGCCTCGACCTCCTTGGGCGGACGCTGGTCGGTCAGCCGGACCTTGATCAGCGAACGCACGGTGAGCTCACCACGGTCCACCGCCATCTGCGCCTCGGCGGGCGAGGAGTACACGCCCTGCTCCGGAGCGGCCTTGGTGGCCGGCTGGTAGGAACCCTTCGCGCCGTCTTCCAGGCGGGTCAGGTAGTACAGGCCGGTCACCATGTCCAGGCGCGGCATGGCCAGCGGACGGCCCGAGGCGGGCGACAGGATGTTGTTCGACGACAGCATCAGGACGCGCGCTTCGGCCTGCGCCTCCGCCGACAGCGGCAGGTGCACGGCCATCTGGTCACCGTCGAAGTCGGCGTTGAACGCCTCACAGACCAG carries:
- a CDS encoding DNA-directed RNA polymerase subunit beta', with translation MLDVNFFDELRIGLATADDIRQWSYGEVKKPETINYRTLKPEKDGLFCEKIFGPTRDWECYCGKYKRVRFKGIICERCGVEVTRAKVRRERMGHIELAAPVTHIWYFKGVPSRLGYLLDLAPKDLEKIIYFAAYVIVAVDEELRHNELSTLEAEMEVEKKAVADQRDADLEARAQKLEADLAELEAEGAKSDVRRKVKDGGEREMRQLRDRSQRELDRLEEIWNTFTKLAPKQLIVDEVLYRELVDRYGEYFTGAMGAESIQKLMQNFDIEAEAENLRETIRSGKGQKKLRALKRLKVVAAFQTNGNSPMGMVLDAVPVIPPELRPMVQLDGGRFATSDLNDLYRRVINRNNRLKRLIDLGAPEIIVNNEKRMLQESVDALFDNGRRGRPVTGPGNRPLKSLSDLLKGKQGRFRQNLLGKRVDYSGRSVIVVGPQLKLHQCGLPKLMALELFKPFVMKRLVDLNHAQNIKSAKRMVERQRPQVWDVLEEVIAEHPVLLNRAPTLHRLGIQAFEPQLVEGKAIQLHPLVCEAFNADFDGDQMAVHLPLSAEAQAEARVLMLSSNNILSPASGRPLAMPRLDMVTGLYYLTRLEDGAKGSYQPATKAAPEQGVYSSPAEAQMAVDRGELTVRSLIKVRLTDQRPPKEVEAELFPEGWRRGDAWITETTLGRVLFNELLPADYAFINEQMPKKRQATIINDLAERYPMIVVAQTVDKLKDSGFYWATRSGVTVSMSDVLVPPEKAEIMERYEAQSDQIEKKYQRGALDHQERNNALVKIWQEATEEVGKALRAHYPADNPIITIVDSGATGNFTQTRTLAGMKGLVTNPKGEFIPRPIKSSFREGLTVLEYFINTHGARKGLADTALRTADSGYLTRRLVDVSQDVIVREHDCGTERGIVVPIAEKLLDGSIIRDAHVETSTYARTLAADAVDAQGNVIVGKGADLGDPALEALLDAGITEVKVRSVLTCTTGTGVCATCYGRSMATGKLVDIGEAVGIVAAQSIGEPGTQLTMRTFHQGGVAGDDITGGLPRVQELFEARVPKGKAPIAEVSGRVRLEDDDRFYKITIIPDDGGEEVVYDKLSKRQRLRVFKHDDGTERLLSDGDHVEVGQQLLEGAADPHEVLRIMGPRQVQVHLVHEVQEVYRSQGVSIHDKHIEVIVRQMLRRVTIIDSGATEFLPGSLTERAEFEASNRRVVAEGNEPAAGRPVLMGITKASLATDSWLSAASFQETTRVLTDAAINCRSDKLIGLKENVIIGKLIPAGTGINRYRNIQVQPTEEARAAAYAVPSYDDTYYSPEGFGAPTGAAVPLDDYGFSDYR